The following coding sequences lie in one Microcoleus sp. bin38.metabat.b11b12b14.051 genomic window:
- a CDS encoding Uma2 family endonuclease, protein MTAYKHDSQPSQTKLLPTMYDLPSEDPEEPGLPDEFHDYQPQLLRLTCRPRNHPLDQIFIATDLNLYYDSNHLNWYKRPDWFLVLGAQRFYRGEDLRLSYVMWQENISPLVVVELLSPGTEDEDLGITPEVRNKPPTKWRVYEEILQIPYYFVFSRYTNQLRVFQLIDNRYEEQVLTESRFWIPELELGIGLWEGCYEGFSRLWLRWYDASGDWVLTPEEFERQRAEFERQQAEFERQRAESESQRADSERQQAESERQRAELESQRAESERQRAESERQRANRLAELLRDMGMNPEDL, encoded by the coding sequence ATGACTGCATACAAACATGACTCGCAGCCTTCCCAGACCAAACTGCTCCCCACGATGTATGATTTACCTAGTGAAGACCCGGAGGAGCCCGGTTTGCCTGACGAATTCCACGACTATCAACCCCAACTGCTGCGTCTAACCTGCCGTCCGCGCAACCATCCCCTAGACCAAATATTTATAGCGACAGACCTGAATCTATACTACGATTCTAACCATCTCAATTGGTATAAAAGACCCGATTGGTTTCTCGTTTTAGGGGCCCAGAGATTCTATCGAGGTGAGGATTTACGCCTCAGCTACGTGATGTGGCAAGAAAATATTAGTCCTCTAGTAGTAGTAGAATTGCTGTCACCTGGAACTGAAGATGAGGATTTGGGAATCACCCCAGAAGTACGAAATAAACCGCCTACTAAGTGGCGAGTTTATGAAGAGATTTTGCAGATTCCTTATTACTTTGTTTTTAGTCGCTACACCAATCAACTGAGGGTATTTCAATTGATTGACAATCGTTACGAGGAACAAGTTTTAACCGAGTCACGATTCTGGATACCGGAGTTAGAGTTAGGTATCGGTTTGTGGGAAGGCTGTTATGAAGGTTTTTCGAGGTTGTGGCTGCGCTGGTACGATGCTAGTGGTGATTGGGTTCTGACTCCCGAAGAATTTGAAAGACAACGCGCTGAATTTGAAAGACAGCAGGCTGAATTTGAAAGACAACGCGCTGAATCTGAAAGTCAGCGCGCTGACTCAGAAAGACAGCAGGCTGAATCAGAAAGACAGCGGGCTGAATTAGAAAGTCAACGCGCTGAATCAGAAAGACAGCGGGCGGAATCAGAAAGACAGCGCGCCAATCGATTGGCAGAGTTACTGCGGGATATGGGCATGAATCCAGAGGATTTGTAA